From a region of the Hippopotamus amphibius kiboko isolate mHipAmp2 chromosome 3, mHipAmp2.hap2, whole genome shotgun sequence genome:
- the MDM4 gene encoding protein Mdm4 isoform X2: MTSFSTSAQCSTSDSACRISPEQTNQVRPKLPLLKILQAAGAQGDMFTVKEVMHYLGQYIMVKQLYDQQEQHMVYCGGDLLGELLGRQSFSVKDPSPLYDMLRKNLVTLATATTAHQSHVKSTYSSFSDVKILWTYVVSP; this comes from the exons ATGACATCATTTTCCACCTCTGCCCAGTGTTCAACATCTGACAGTGCTTGCAGGATCTCTCCAGAACAGACCAATCAG GTACGACCAAAACTGCCGCTTTTGAAGATTTTGCAGGCCGCAGGTGCACAAGGTGATATGTTCACTGTTAAAGAG gTCATGCACTATCTCGGCCAGTATATTATGGTGAAGCAGCTTTATGATCAGCAGGAGCAGCATATGGTATATTGTGGTGGAGATCTTTTGGGAGAACTACTAGGTCGTCAGAGCTTCTCTGTGAAAGATCCAAG CCCTCTCTATGATATGCTAAGAAAGAATCTTGTCACTTTAGCTACTGCTACTACAG CACACCAGAGCCATGTAAAGTCTACCTATTCCTCTTTCAGTGATGTTAAGATTCTGTGGACTTACGTGGTGTCACCCTGA
- the MDM4 gene encoding protein Mdm4 isoform X3, with protein MTSFSTSAQCSTSDSACRISPEQTNQVRPKLPLLKILQAAGAQGDMFTVKEVMHYLGQYIMVKQLYDQQEQHMVYCGGDLLGELLGRQSFSVKDPSPLYDMLRKNLVTLATATTAKYGRKFQFQEKR; from the exons ATGACATCATTTTCCACCTCTGCCCAGTGTTCAACATCTGACAGTGCTTGCAGGATCTCTCCAGAACAGACCAATCAG GTACGACCAAAACTGCCGCTTTTGAAGATTTTGCAGGCCGCAGGTGCACAAGGTGATATGTTCACTGTTAAAGAG gTCATGCACTATCTCGGCCAGTATATTATGGTGAAGCAGCTTTATGATCAGCAGGAGCAGCATATGGTATATTGTGGTGGAGATCTTTTGGGAGAACTACTAGGTCGTCAGAGCTTCTCTGTGAAAGATCCAAG CCCTCTCTATGATATGCTAAGAAAGAATCTTGTCACTTTAGCTACTGCTACTACAG cAAAGTATGGAAGAAAGTTCCAATTCCAGGAAAAGAGATGA